The Ancylothrix sp. D3o DNA segment AGCACCTCTGCCCAATTCTTCCCTTATAGGGAAGGGAATAAAAGGTTATATTTTCGGGTAGAGGTTCCTATTGTTAAAAAAAATATCGTTTAGGTTGGTTTTTAACGTGACTAATAATCCTCGTCAAGTTGCTTTTTTTGCTCTGAGAGATGTTTACCGGCAGAATGCTTTTGCTGAGGCTGCACTTGATAAATGGCTGCAAAAATCATCTTTAAGTATTCAAGATAAACGGTTAGCAACTGAGTTAATTTATGGCTGTGTGAGAAGGCAGCGAACTCTTGATGCAATTATTGATCAATTGGCGAAAAAGAAGGCTGAACAGCAGCCGGTTGATATTCGGATTATTTTACATCTTGGTTTATATCAAATTCGCTTTCTTAATCATATTCCTGAGTCGGCGGCTGTTGATACAACGGTGGAGTTAACTAAACAAAATTCTTTAGCGGGTTTGGCGGGTTTTGTTAATGGCTTTTTGCGGCAATATATCCGGCTGGGTAAAGAAAAGGATGCGCTAGAATTGCCGGCTGATACTGTGAAGCGTTTGGGGATTTTATATAGTTATCCTGATTGGATTGTTGAAAATTGGATTAACCGGCTGGGAGTGGAAGAAACGGAAAAGTTATGTAAATGGTTTAATCAATCTCCGACAATTGATCTGCGAGTTAATGTTTTGAAAACGTCGATTGAAGAAGTAGAAAATGCGTTGATGGGTGCGGGGGTAGCTGTTAGTCGAGTGCGGCATTTACCGGAGGCTTTGAGGTTAACTGGGGGTGCCGGTGCTATTGAAAATTTACCGGGGTATAAAGAGGGGTGGTGGAGTGTGCAAGATAGTAGCGCGCAATTGGTGGGTTATTTGCTAGATCCGCAACCGAATCAGGTGATTATTGATGCTTGTGCGGCGCCGGGGGGTAAGACGACTCATATTGCGGAATTGATGGCGGATACGGGCAAAATTTGGGCTTGTGATAAGGTAAGTTCTCGACTTAAAAAGGTGCAAGAAAATGCAGACCGGCTTGAGTTAAAATCGATAGAAGTTTTAACCGGCGATAGTCGCAATTTTCCGCAGTTTAAAAATGCAGCAAATAGGGTATTACTTGATGCACCTTGTTCGGGTTTGGGGACTTTACACCGACGTGCAGAAGCTCGCTGGCGACAATCTCCAGAAAATATTATGGAATTGGCAAATCTTCAAAAAGAATTGCTGGCGGAGGCGGCGGAATGGGTGAAAGTTGGGGGTGTGATTGTGTATGCTACTTGTACGGTTCATCCTGCGGAAAATGAGGATGTGATTGAGGATTTTTTAGGGAAAAATCCCAATTGGGAAATAGAAAAACCCTCACTCAATTCGCCGGTTAGGGGTTTT contains these protein-coding regions:
- a CDS encoding 16S rRNA (cytosine(967)-C(5))-methyltransferase, whose product is MTNNPRQVAFFALRDVYRQNAFAEAALDKWLQKSSLSIQDKRLATELIYGCVRRQRTLDAIIDQLAKKKAEQQPVDIRIILHLGLYQIRFLNHIPESAAVDTTVELTKQNSLAGLAGFVNGFLRQYIRLGKEKDALELPADTVKRLGILYSYPDWIVENWINRLGVEETEKLCKWFNQSPTIDLRVNVLKTSIEEVENALMGAGVAVSRVRHLPEALRLTGGAGAIENLPGYKEGWWSVQDSSAQLVGYLLDPQPNQVIIDACAAPGGKTTHIAELMADTGKIWACDKVSSRLKKVQENADRLELKSIEVLTGDSRNFPQFKNAANRVLLDAPCSGLGTLHRRAEARWRQSPENIMELANLQKELLAEAAEWVKVGGVIVYATCTVHPAENEDVIEDFLGKNPNWEIEKPSLNSPVRGFMSEEGWVKVWPHLYQMDGFFMVRLKRQS